From one Lasioglossum baleicum chromosome 11, iyLasBale1, whole genome shotgun sequence genomic stretch:
- the LOC143213504 gene encoding bridge-like lipid transfer protein family member 3B isoform X5, with the protein MVSLIKKQLLKHLSRFTKNLSADKINLSTFKGEGELSNLELDEIVLTELLELPSWLRLTNAWCNKVSFRIQWTKLRSVPIYLSLDEVHIEVETCEDLRDLSSMQGLSSYTGPTKYSFIHKVIDGITVAVNTVSVTFKSPAFIASVQMNRIVVESKSPTWQRCDLRTTRLKDSDRGQLLIFKELEWQTVRIEAQSTKDKNLTPLRLLTNQARCRITIKKRISDCFVMGSRLILILDDLLWVLTDSQLKAALHFIDSLGGLIEKATVLERKTKAARKLEVLPEYQAQVSQQSRTKNQCNTFISKLFTRCDVVETSYHFLCQRIDLHLCDDVGNGRSSHPDLKDGGALQISLVRFQIDYYPYHLAMADRKHWANYRENATRHSQWLQQSLSSFRSQFMDLIDSGRTQHSPLTRSQGNVTVSSTKGSGENLEKNNQTQNANAFSNEQKKSQHPSGNPVKNYILEQLAKLMTTCIIIRIDDFTLYKVTTTSRNPIPKEFITAQSRKKHATGERDRFYLPEEVTILHAEFTYYYYPGDITFPLPPPKFYVQLNPIQVNFDVCSCLWFNSFALNLHHSLMCKDKQATQTSTNLMYFDVKIEAILPRIVFESQQDYPNQKDRPKSLHIQTSRASITNVRSTERCSRADLAQCLNAFQMGQMFFSTEFPNKTDDSQVVTDKFLSHCAGTDNVRHPPANFSSNSVNELTRQLNRELLWTEAKDVWCCNLEPVWGDFFGARAVGQNRPVPFLDAFPLTLWCYMSVNPSTSEKYTTVDIHGLAYISNLVSVQINHYQYLFLLRLSEVLSEMATYLTIDSNKVLKVNAGSTLVVGALIPQVEVTFVMPSHTPGKENSGADVESVVPDTSSIADEIVSSTPQWQNSMDRPDFSTKKININNDDVTMATPQSEVSSIISMDFIHPVIPTQPVVTFKQNGPNKHEQIPNAAHEKQCMAIEEEKVLPTMRAIPESSLKHAKGDSSSNAPFIPNNFNVGLSSMKKGLSNLMTSLDSALKASPEDGSSDTVSIRSDVSSDSENYVLVSLQDQEKLDAMFSVDNTMRITTVEEASEVVEETPDTQSEKSLDSVCKRKDIVSMATFKLSKVEFIQQSCGYASSIKVQVSNVGNDDCSSIPWDEFQVKRKTKFSARSRGWVELASDSNCRSCIKLRLDHDLKCKSDSYKLSQASHITSNKNVQSSQNQSYSAEQEVDIGVIDVHNKQSVLDLFEDKLDVKVHDISMALSMSSISGLTDLFEDEIIPKPIPMQIYLETISLRLNEDRPPNNITSPGPIPIDMDISKLRIVRDTNGAFHIEPVDGLPN; encoded by the exons ATGGTGTCACTAATAAAGAAACAATTATTGAAgcatttgtcaag GTTCACCAAGAATCTGTCGGCAGATAAAATAAATCTAAGCACATTTAAAGGGGAAGGTGAATTATCCAATTTAGAACTTGACGAAATAGTTTTGACAGAACTTTTGGAGTTGCCATCATGGCTCAGACTAACGAATGCTTGGTGCAATAAGGTTTCGTTTCGTATACAATGGACTAAACTGAGAAGTGTTCCTATATAtttg AGTTTAGATGAAGTTCATATAGAAGTAGAAACTTGCGAAGATCTAAGAGATTTATCTTCCATGCAAGGATTGTCTTCGTACACGGGTCCTACGAAATATTCTTTCATACACAAAGTAATCGATGGAATCACAGTGGCCGTTAATACTGTGTCGGTTACGTTTAAAAGCCCTGCATTCATTGCTTCGGTTCAG ATGAACCGCATAGTTGTGGAATCAAAGTCTCCAACATGGCAACGTTGTGACTTAAGAACGACTAGATTAAAAGACTCTGATCGTGGGCAGTTACTTATTTTTAAAGAGCTCGAATGGCAAACCGTTAGAATAGAAGCGCAAAGTACTAAAGATAAGAATCTAACACCTTTACGTCTACTTACAAACCAAGCGAGATGTCGCATCACTATCAAGAAAAGAATTTCAG ATTGTTTTGTTATGGGATCAAGACTGATTCTTATATTAGACGACCTTCTATGGGTTTTAACGGATTCACAGTTGAAGGCAGCTCTTCATTTTATCGACTCCCTTGGTGGCTTAATAGAAAAGGCCACAGTTTTAGAACGTAAAACAAAAGCTGCTAGAAAATTGGAG GTATTGCCGGAGTATCAAGCACAAGTATCACAGCAATCCAGAACGAAAAATCAATGCAACacttttatttcgaaattatttACCAGATGCGATGTTGTGGAGACGTCATATCATTTCCTATGTCAGAGAATTGATTTGCATTTGTGCGATGATGTTGGCA ATGGTAGATCCTCCCATCCTGATTTAAAAGACGGAGGTGCACTACAGATTTCGCTAGTTAGATTTCAAATCGATTATTATCCATATCATTTGGCGATGGCCGACAGAAAGCATTGGGCCAACTACAGAGAGAATGCTACACGACATAGTCAATGGTTGCAACAATCGTTGAGTTCATTTCGAAGTCAGTTTATGGATTTAATTGATTCTGGTAGAACGCAACACTCCCCTTTGACGAGAAGTCAAGGGAACGTTACAG ttAGTAGTACAAAAGGTTCcggagaaaatttggaaaaaaataatCAAACGCAAAATGCGAATGCATTTTCTAACGAGCAAAAGAAATCGCAGCATCCGAGCGGTAATCCAGTGAAAAATTATATTCTAGAGCAGCTCGCGAAATTGATGACAACGTGTATCATCATAAGAATCGATGACTTTACTTTGTACAAAGTAACAACCACGTCTCGCAATCCTATACCAAAAGAATTTATTACAG cTCAATCAAGGAAGAAACACGCAACAG GTGAGAGGGACAGATTTTATCTACCAGAAGAAGTAACGATTCTCCACGCTGAGTTCACATACTATTATTATCCTGGAGACATaacatttccat TGCCACCACCGAAGTTTTATGTACAACTGAATCCTATTCAAGTAAACTTTGACGTTTGTTCCTGCTTATGGTTTAATTCTTTTGCATTGAACTTACATCACTCTTTAATGTGTAAAGATAAACAAGCAACACAGACTTCCACTAACTTAATGTACTTTGACGTAAAAATAGAAGCTATACTTCCAAGA ATAGTCTTTGAAAGCCAACAGGATTACCCGAATCAGAAGGATAGGCCAAAGTCGTTGCATATTCAGACTTCAAGAGCCTCGATAACAAATGTCCGATCGACTGAAAGATGTTCGAGAGCGGACTTGGCACAATGCTTAAATGCTTTCCAAATGGGTCAGATGTTCTTCAGCACTGAATTTCCGAATAAAACGGACGATTCTCAGGTCGTAACAGACAAATTTTTATCGCATTGTGCAG gcACTGATAACGTGCGCCATCCGCCAGCGAATTTCAGCAGTAATTCTGTAAACGAATTGACCCGTCAATTGAACAGAGAACTTTTATGGACGGAGGCTAAGGACGTATGGTGTTGTAATTTGGAGCCCGTATGGGGGGATTTCTTTGGCGCGCGTGCGGTCGGACAAAATCGTCCGGTACCGTTTCTCGATGCGTTTCCCCTGACATTATGGTGTTACATGTCGGTAAATCCATCGACTTCGGAGAAATATACGACCGTCGATATTCATGGCCTTGCGTACATAAGCAATTTAGTTAGCGTACAGATAAATCActatcaatatttatttttactgaGACTGTCGGAGGTTCTATCGGAGATGGCGACGTATCTGACCATCGATTCGAACAAAGTATTGAAAGTTAATGCCGGCAGCACGCTTGTTGTCGGTGCACTGATACCACAAGTCGAAGTAACCTTTGTTATGCCGTCTCATACACCTGGCAAAGAAAATTCAGGTGCAGACGTGGAGTCCGTGGTACCAGACACGTCTAGCATAGCGGATGAAATTGTAAGTTCAACCCCTCAGTGGCAAAACAGTATGGACCGACCTGATTTTAGCACTAAGAAGATTAATATAAATAACGACGACGTGACGATGGCAACGCCGCAAAGCGAAGTATCATCGATAATATCAATGGACTTCatacatcctgttattccgactcAACCCGTTGTCACATTTAAGCAAAACGGCCCAAATAAACACGAGCAGATACCCAATGCAGCGCACGAAAAGCAATGCATGGCTATAGAGGAGGAGAAAGTATTACCCACTATGCGAGCTATACCTGAATCCTCGTTGAAACATGCTAAAGGAGATTCGTCTTCGAATGCACCGTTCATTCCGAATAACTTCAATGTTGGTCTTTCTTCTATGAAAAAAGGTCTGAGCAATTTAATGACATCGCTCGATTCCGCTTTGAAAGCCTCTCCCGAGGATGGTAGCAGTGATACAGTGTCTATAAGAAGCGATGTTAGCTCCGACAGCGAGAATTATGTGTTGGTCAGTCTTCAAGATCAAGAGAAACTGGATGCTATGTTTTCGGTCGATAATACAATGAGAATAACGACGGTAGAGGAAGCTAGCGAAGTAGTTGAAGAAACTCCGGATACGCAAAGCGAAAAATCCTTGGATAGCGTGTGTAAACGTAAAGATATT GTCTCTATGGCAACATTTAAACTATCCAAAGTCGAATTTATTCAACAGTCTTGCGGATATGCATCTTCCATTAAAGTTCAAGTATCGAATGTTGGCAATGACGACTGTTCTTCTATACCGTGGGATGAATTTCAG GTCAAGAGGAAG ACAAAGTTCAGTGCACGATCTAGAGGTTGGGTTGAGTTAGCTTCAGATTCGAACTGTAGATCATGTATCAAACTTCGTTTGGATCATGACTTAAAATGCAAATCCGATTCTTACAAACTGTCTCAAGCGAGCCACATCACAAGCAACAAGAATGTGCAATCGTCTCAAAATCAAAGTTATAGCGCCGAACAGGAAGTAGATATTGGAGTTATCGATGTTCACAACAAACAGAGTGTATTAGACTTGTTCGAAGATAAACTAGACGTTAAAGTTCATGACATATCAATGGCTTTGTCGATGAGTTCGATAAGCGGGCTTACAGATTTGTTCGAAGATGAAATTATACCAAAGCCGATACCAATGCAG ATATATTTAGAGACTATTTCGTTGCGTTTGAACGAAGATCGTCCACCTAATAATATTACTTCGCCAGGACCGATTCCTATAGATATGGATATTTCAAAACTTAGAATAGTGCGAGATACAAATGGTGCTTTTCATATCGAACCAGTTG ATGGCCTTCCTAAT TAA